The proteins below are encoded in one region of Megasphaera vaginalis (ex Bordigoni et al. 2020):
- the uraA gene encoding uracil permease, translating to MEQRKIIEVDERLPLLPTIPLSLQHLFAMFGSTVLVPFLLHVDPATALFMNGIGTLLYLTICKWRLPAYLGSSFAFISPVLAVCATSGMSYGDAQGGFIVFGLSFMILAAIVDRVGTAWIDILFPPAAMGAVVAIIGLELAPLAMTMAGYLGDAQGMTNGTAILISTFTLAVTVLATVLGRGFIGIIPILIGVVSGYVLSYFLGVVDMATVSATPWLAVPTFYEPKFNISAIMMIMPALFVVFAEHLGHLFVTSDIVGRDLINDPGLHRSLFADGLSNVLSGFVGSTPNTTYGENMGVMAITGVYSTWVIGGAAVFAIIFSFVGKIAALIHGIPTPVMGGVCILLFGFIAASGIRMLVEKKVDYTRSKNLILTAVTMISGLSGATVVLGPVQLKGMGLATVVAMLLSLVFLFFEKIHWSNER from the coding sequence ATGGAACAGAGAAAAATCATCGAAGTCGACGAGCGGCTGCCGCTCTTGCCGACGATACCGCTCAGTTTACAGCACCTTTTTGCCATGTTCGGTTCAACGGTACTGGTTCCTTTTTTACTGCACGTAGATCCGGCGACGGCCTTGTTCATGAACGGTATCGGCACGTTGCTGTACTTGACGATCTGTAAATGGCGGTTGCCGGCATACCTCGGTTCCAGCTTCGCCTTTATCTCGCCGGTACTGGCCGTCTGCGCCACGTCCGGCATGTCCTACGGCGATGCGCAAGGAGGGTTCATCGTTTTCGGTCTCTCCTTTATGATTTTGGCCGCCATTGTCGACCGCGTCGGCACCGCCTGGATCGACATACTGTTTCCGCCGGCTGCGATGGGAGCCGTCGTTGCCATTATCGGTTTGGAGTTGGCGCCCCTGGCGATGACGATGGCAGGATATTTGGGCGATGCCCAAGGCATGACCAACGGAACGGCTATTCTTATCTCGACGTTTACCTTGGCCGTGACCGTTTTGGCAACTGTTCTGGGCCGGGGCTTCATCGGCATTATTCCGATTCTTATCGGTGTCGTTTCCGGCTATGTGCTTTCCTATTTTCTCGGTGTCGTCGACATGGCGACGGTCAGTGCGACGCCGTGGCTTGCCGTGCCGACTTTCTATGAACCGAAGTTCAATATCAGCGCCATCATGATGATCATGCCGGCCCTTTTCGTCGTTTTTGCCGAACATCTGGGGCATCTTTTCGTGACCAGCGATATTGTCGGCCGCGATCTGATCAATGATCCGGGGTTGCATCGGTCGCTTTTTGCCGACGGGCTTTCCAATGTCCTTTCCGGCTTTGTCGGTTCGACGCCGAACACGACGTACGGTGAAAATATGGGCGTTATGGCAATTACCGGTGTTTACAGCACCTGGGTCATCGGCGGCGCCGCCGTTTTCGCCATCATTTTTTCCTTTGTCGGGAAGATTGCGGCCCTGATTCACGGGATTCCGACGCCGGTCATGGGCGGTGTCTGCATTCTTCTTTTCGGCTTCATCGCCGCTTCGGGGATTCGTATGCTGGTCGAAAAGAAGGTGGATTATACGCGGTCGAAAAACCTGATTCTTACGGCAGTGACGATGATCTCCGGTTTGTCGGGGGCGACTGTCGTCCTCGGACCGGTGCAGCTCAAAGGAATGGGACTGGCGACGGTTGTGGCCATGCTGCTCAGTCTGGTCTTCCTCTTTTTCGAAAAGATACACTGGTCGAACGAACGCTAG
- the hydE gene encoding [FeFe] hydrogenase H-cluster radical SAM maturase HydE, whose amino-acid sequence MNLTELLRKQRAMTRQDLIDLLSLTDPDDLQQLYDAAYAVKAATVGRVVYYRGLVEFSNICIKNCRYCGIRRDNDEVERFDTERDDILAMARWSYESGYGSLTLQSGERQDEAFVSYVEELIGDIKKIGGGALGLTLCVGEQTEETYRRWFAAGAHRYLLRIETSNPSLYNMLHPRDGRHEWQVRRDCLQTLRRIGYQVGTGDMIGLPGQTVEDLADDILFYKQLDIDMIGMGPYVVHHRTPVGQAVAAAGLDSPDARQRRLQWGLSMIAVTRLFLVDVNIAATTALQALHPLGRELGLRAGANVLMPVVTVPKFRAQYLLYDHKPCVDERPDQCKNCLSARVASVGDTVGFGRWGDSLHFHKKEKR is encoded by the coding sequence ATGAATTTAACGGAACTGTTACGTAAACAACGGGCCATGACGCGGCAGGATCTGATCGACCTGCTGAGTCTTACCGATCCGGATGATTTGCAGCAGCTGTATGATGCCGCCTACGCCGTTAAGGCGGCAACTGTCGGTCGTGTCGTCTATTACCGCGGACTCGTTGAGTTTTCCAATATTTGCATAAAAAATTGCCGCTATTGCGGCATACGGCGCGATAATGACGAAGTCGAGCGATTTGATACGGAACGGGACGATATTCTGGCCATGGCCCGATGGTCATACGAAAGCGGCTACGGTTCGCTGACGCTGCAGTCCGGCGAGCGGCAGGACGAGGCCTTCGTTTCCTATGTGGAAGAACTCATTGGCGATATAAAAAAAATCGGCGGCGGCGCTTTGGGGCTGACGCTGTGCGTCGGCGAACAGACGGAAGAAACGTATCGCCGCTGGTTTGCAGCCGGAGCTCATCGGTATTTGCTGCGCATCGAAACGAGCAACCCTTCACTGTATAATATGCTGCATCCGCGCGACGGCCGGCATGAATGGCAGGTTCGCCGCGATTGCCTGCAGACGTTGCGTCGAATCGGCTATCAAGTCGGCACCGGCGATATGATCGGACTGCCGGGGCAAACGGTAGAGGATCTGGCCGACGATATTCTTTTTTATAAACAGTTGGATATCGATATGATCGGCATGGGGCCTTACGTCGTTCATCACCGCACGCCTGTCGGACAGGCGGTTGCGGCCGCCGGACTTGATTCGCCGGACGCGCGGCAACGGCGGCTTCAATGGGGCTTGTCGATGATCGCCGTAACGCGTCTGTTCCTTGTCGATGTCAATATTGCGGCGACGACGGCGTTGCAGGCGTTGCATCCGCTGGGGCGCGAGCTGGGGCTGAGAGCCGGCGCCAATGTGCTGATGCCGGTCGTGACGGTGCCGAAGTTCCGCGCGCAGTATCTGCTTTACGATCATAAACCTTGCGTCGATGAGCGGCCCGATCAATGCAAAAACTGCCTCAGCGCCCGCGTTGCCTCTGTCGGTGACACCGTCGGCTTCGGCAGGTGGGGCGACTCTCTCCATTTTCATAAAAAAGAAAAGCGATGA
- a CDS encoding LysR family transcriptional regulator yields MDLRQLHYFVTIAEERQITAAAKRLNMAQPPLSKQMQLLETEIGSTLFSRGPRQIRLTDAGQILYIRAKQLLALADSTEREMADFKSGRRGTLRIGTVSSSGSVLFNGGVEMFRRQYPNVRFEIYDGNTFNVIDWLHKGIIEIGIVRTPFDDAPFGVRRLPAEPMIAAMTAAFDEEPGEKTIAWPLLAKKPLIIYRRFAKLLRQSWLRHDLEPTILCRNDDARTTILWANAGLGVAIIPASAFSLAEHDQLRAKVIDDATLYTSIAVAWPKDRYLSCLAQAFIDSLSPE; encoded by the coding sequence ATGGATTTGCGTCAGCTTCATTACTTTGTCACCATTGCCGAAGAGCGGCAGATCACCGCTGCGGCAAAGCGCTTGAACATGGCTCAGCCGCCGCTCAGCAAACAAATGCAACTGTTGGAAACGGAAATCGGCTCAACCTTGTTCAGCCGGGGACCTCGTCAGATCCGGCTGACAGACGCCGGTCAGATCCTTTATATCCGGGCCAAGCAGCTGCTGGCGCTGGCCGATTCAACGGAGCGGGAAATGGCCGATTTCAAGAGCGGCCGGCGCGGCACGCTCCGCATCGGCACGGTCTCGTCATCGGGAAGCGTGCTGTTTAACGGCGGCGTGGAAATGTTTCGCCGTCAATATCCCAACGTCCGCTTCGAAATTTATGACGGCAATACGTTCAACGTAATCGATTGGCTGCACAAGGGCATCATTGAAATCGGCATCGTCCGCACGCCCTTTGACGACGCTCCCTTTGGCGTCCGCCGCCTGCCTGCGGAACCGATGATCGCCGCAATGACGGCAGCCTTCGATGAAGAGCCGGGGGAAAAAACGATCGCCTGGCCACTCCTGGCCAAGAAACCCCTCATCATTTATCGCCGTTTCGCCAAGTTGCTGCGCCAGTCCTGGCTGCGTCACGATCTGGAACCGACGATCCTCTGCCGGAATGATGATGCCAGAACGACGATCCTTTGGGCCAATGCCGGTCTCGGCGTCGCCATTATTCCGGCTTCCGCCTTCTCTTTGGCCGAACATGACCAGCTGCGGGCAAAGGTAATCGATGACGCTACGTTGTATACGTCAATCGCCGTGGCCTGGCCGAAAGACCGGTATCTCTCCTGCCTGGCCCAGGCGTTCATCGACTCCTTGTCTCCGGAATAA
- a CDS encoding chromate transporter, with protein MTDRAERKVTKDFYWKLFTSTFIISAVTVGGGYVIIPLLKAKYVDEYGWITDKEALELVAVGQSMPGVVAVNSAVILGYRMAGIAGTLTALTATVLPPLAIIMAVSFFYDYFIQNIYIKFALRGMQCGATALIVNVGLDLLIKQGRKRLALPLAIIGGTFIGTVFFDLNIMYLILLDALIGLLFMKREKYD; from the coding sequence ATGACAGACAGAGCGGAACGGAAAGTAACAAAAGACTTTTACTGGAAGCTGTTTACATCGACCTTTATTATCAGCGCCGTTACTGTCGGCGGCGGTTACGTCATCATACCGTTGCTGAAGGCGAAGTATGTTGATGAATACGGCTGGATTACAGACAAAGAAGCGCTGGAACTGGTCGCCGTCGGGCAATCCATGCCGGGCGTCGTAGCCGTCAACAGCGCGGTTATTCTCGGCTATCGCATGGCCGGCATTGCAGGTACGCTGACGGCACTGACGGCTACGGTTTTGCCGCCGTTAGCGATTATCATGGCCGTTTCTTTCTTCTATGATTATTTCATCCAAAATATCTATATCAAATTCGCGTTGCGCGGTATGCAGTGTGGCGCGACGGCACTGATCGTCAATGTAGGGCTTGATTTGCTGATTAAGCAGGGCAGAAAGCGGCTGGCTCTGCCCTTGGCTATTATCGGCGGCACGTTTATCGGCACCGTGTTTTTTGATCTCAATATCATGTATTTGATTTTGTTGGATGCCCTGATAGGACTTCTTTTTATGAAACGCGAAAAATATGATTAG